In Bacillota bacterium, a single window of DNA contains:
- the sigK gene encoding RNA polymerase sporulation sigma factor SigK, whose amino-acid sequence MPILALLAKLLGWAGEWQLLVSYVSNNSFPQPLTEEEERTHLKAFKNGGDKRARKILVEHNLRLVAHIVKKYEANRDDVEDLISIGSIGLIKGVDTFDMAKGTKLATYAARCIENEILMYLRGLRRLRHNIYIREPIGIDKEGNEITMLETLASDDVPIPDTVETALQQEKLQELLARLPRRERMVLMLRFGLVDNVRLTQREVAKLLNISRSYVSRIEKKAMQDLLAEVSKEGGF is encoded by the coding sequence GTGCCGATACTAGCTTTGCTGGCTAAGTTGCTAGGTTGGGCCGGGGAATGGCAGTTACTTGTTTCATATGTCTCTAACAATTCCTTTCCGCAACCCCTGACCGAAGAAGAAGAGCGCACCCACCTTAAGGCGTTTAAGAATGGCGGAGACAAAAGGGCTCGCAAAATACTCGTCGAGCACAATTTGCGCCTGGTGGCCCACATCGTGAAAAAATACGAGGCCAACCGTGACGATGTGGAGGATCTCATCTCCATCGGTTCCATCGGCTTAATCAAGGGTGTTGACACCTTCGACATGGCGAAAGGTACTAAGTTGGCCACTTACGCCGCGCGCTGTATTGAGAACGAAATACTGATGTACTTGCGTGGATTAAGAAGACTTAGACACAATATCTACATCCGGGAGCCTATCGGCATCGATAAAGAAGGTAATGAAATCACCATGCTCGAGACGCTGGCCAGTGATGACGTGCCCATTCCAGACACAGTTGAAACAGCCCTACAACAAGAAAAATTGCAGGAACTTCTCGCGAGGCTACCGCGACGGGAGCGTATGGTCTTAATGCTCCGCTTTGGCCTGGTCGACAATGTACGGCTCACCCAGCGCGAAGTGGCTAAGCTGCTTAATATTTCGCGTTCCTATGTGTCGCGAATTGAGAAAAAGGCCATGCAAGACCTGCTCGCCGAGGTGAGCAAGGAGGGCGGATTTTAG
- the tadA gene encoding Flp pilus assembly complex ATPase component TadA produces the protein MVRKKLGEILLDEGLITRAQLELGLAHGGGGRLGEALVALGFVAPEQIARTLAKQFGLRFASLREVTFDPEAVRLLNARTARRYKVVPVSREPKKFTIAMSDPLNVLAIDDIRLITGLSVEVVVMSSTDIDRALARLYPENQTPADEVGETAPAADAAPVVRLVSNLIAQAVRERASDIHLEPQEEGTRVRFRIDGLLHDITRIDKELSLPAVSRLKIMAGLDISERRLPQDGSLRFTDLKEPLDVRMSSLPTISGEKLVLRLLRSGSAKLTLAQVGLAEGPRQQLETMLKSAYGMVLVTGPTGSGKTTTLYSALGLLHTSDRNIMTVEDPVEFRVVGINQVAVNARIGLTFANVLRSLVRQDPDIIMVGEIRDSETADIAIRSALTGHLVLSSLHTNDAPSTITRLVDMGVEPFLVASALLGIVAQRLVRRLCDHCKIAKPLKAGSPQLIALGLDTKTEQMFYLPKGCEHCNGEGYKGRLGIFEVLPITEELREMISRRATLGELRRQAELMGIQTFRQDGLRKAEMGATTISEVLRMTYQEG, from the coding sequence GTGGTTCGTAAAAAGTTAGGGGAAATACTGCTTGACGAGGGCCTCATCACCCGCGCTCAGCTTGAGCTCGGGCTTGCTCACGGAGGGGGAGGGCGCTTAGGCGAAGCTTTGGTGGCGCTTGGCTTTGTCGCGCCAGAACAAATTGCCCGCACTCTTGCCAAGCAGTTTGGCTTGCGTTTCGCCAGTTTAAGAGAGGTCACTTTTGATCCGGAGGCAGTGCGGCTCTTAAACGCGCGCACGGCTCGCCGCTACAAAGTTGTGCCCGTTTCTCGCGAGCCCAAAAAGTTCACCATTGCCATGAGCGACCCGCTCAATGTGCTCGCCATCGACGATATTCGGCTGATTACGGGCCTGTCGGTCGAAGTAGTGGTCATGAGTTCCACCGACATCGACCGTGCCCTCGCTCGCCTGTACCCCGAAAACCAGACGCCTGCCGACGAAGTGGGTGAAACGGCGCCGGCCGCCGATGCCGCACCCGTGGTGCGCCTAGTCAGCAACCTGATCGCCCAGGCGGTCAGGGAACGAGCCAGTGACATACATCTCGAGCCCCAAGAAGAAGGCACCCGCGTGCGTTTTCGCATTGACGGCTTGCTCCACGATATCACCCGTATAGATAAAGAACTATCTTTGCCGGCGGTTTCGCGCCTGAAGATTATGGCGGGGCTAGATATTTCAGAGCGCCGTTTGCCGCAGGACGGCAGCCTGCGCTTTACCGACCTTAAAGAGCCGCTAGATGTGCGCATGTCATCTCTGCCCACCATCAGCGGAGAGAAACTGGTACTGCGCCTGTTGCGCTCCGGCAGCGCTAAGTTGACACTGGCCCAGGTGGGCCTGGCCGAAGGCCCCCGGCAGCAACTAGAAACGATGCTTAAGAGCGCTTACGGCATGGTGTTAGTGACAGGGCCTACAGGCAGTGGCAAGACCACCACTCTTTACTCGGCACTAGGCCTGCTGCATACCTCCGACCGCAATATCATGACGGTGGAAGACCCGGTGGAGTTTCGCGTGGTGGGCATCAACCAGGTAGCTGTCAATGCCCGCATCGGTCTTACTTTTGCCAATGTGCTGCGCTCCCTGGTTCGTCAAGACCCGGATATTATTATGGTCGGCGAAATACGTGACAGCGAGACGGCAGATATTGCCATTCGCTCGGCCCTCACGGGGCACTTGGTCTTGTCTTCGCTCCATACCAATGACGCGCCAAGCACCATCACCCGCTTAGTGGACATGGGTGTAGAGCCTTTCTTGGTCGCCTCGGCCTTGCTCGGTATCGTGGCGCAGCGCCTAGTGCGCCGTCTTTGCGACCACTGCAAAATTGCTAAACCTCTTAAAGCAGGGTCGCCACAACTTATCGCCCTTGGTCTTGACACCAAGACAGAGCAGATGTTTTATTTACCAAAAGGTTGTGAGCACTGTAATGGCGAAGGTTACAAAGGACGTCTTGGTATTTTTGAGGTGCTGCCCATTACGGAGGAACTACGTGAAATGATCTCCAGACGCGCCACCTTAGGGGAGCTAAGGCGTCAAGCAGAGCTTATGGGCATACAAACATTTCGGCAAGACGGCCTGCGCAAAGCCGAGATGGGGGCTACCACCATCAGCGAAGTCTTGCGCATGACCTACCAGGAGGGATAG
- the pilM gene encoding type IV pilus assembly protein PilM, which produces MSFFTASNAWLYLVALLLLLLVAGYSLLRLRSSTRTTLGIDVGNAQIKIAELSVGRRPALLRYAIVPTPPDAVHNGVVKDGEALVLVIADAIASAGFRSRRCTAVLTGQNLLLRHIELPAMPTAELRQAIKWQFEQFFQIRLAEMLTDYQVISAGPGQPSTVLLVAMQREPIMSLVDHLRRAGLVVLGVDIESLAVQRAIGLTQSADKTKVTEAAVDFGAGTTNVSIYHQGLLQASRILNIGGNDFTSAIAAYFDLDHDSAEALKLRHGLATASEIGPAVAAVRDRLFGEIYKTLDFYFTEHREQKLAKLTIVGGGSNMAGLAVQIDHFLGENQAMLLDTFSVELLNPLHFVEHKLGEEEAKLLGPALAVAIGLALEEVVTR; this is translated from the coding sequence ATGTCTTTTTTTACTGCCAGTAATGCCTGGCTGTACTTAGTCGCTTTGTTACTGCTGCTGCTCGTCGCGGGGTATTCTCTCTTGCGCTTACGCTCCAGCACCAGAACAACCCTTGGCATTGACGTTGGCAATGCCCAAATTAAGATCGCGGAGTTAAGTGTGGGTAGGCGACCGGCCTTACTGCGCTACGCGATTGTGCCCACCCCTCCGGATGCGGTTCATAATGGCGTGGTTAAAGACGGAGAAGCTTTGGTACTCGTTATTGCTGATGCCATCGCTAGCGCTGGCTTTCGTTCGCGACGTTGTACGGCAGTGTTAACGGGGCAGAATCTGCTGCTACGGCATATTGAGCTACCTGCTATGCCTACCGCGGAATTGCGTCAGGCTATAAAGTGGCAGTTTGAGCAATTTTTTCAGATTCGCCTAGCGGAGATGCTCACTGACTACCAAGTTATCTCGGCTGGCCCCGGGCAGCCCTCTACCGTCCTCCTTGTGGCCATGCAACGCGAGCCGATTATGTCCTTGGTAGACCACTTGCGGCGCGCCGGTCTTGTCGTTCTGGGCGTGGACATTGAGTCGCTGGCTGTGCAGCGCGCCATCGGCTTAACGCAGAGCGCGGACAAAACTAAGGTCACGGAAGCCGCGGTAGACTTTGGTGCGGGTACGACCAATGTAAGCATTTACCATCAAGGGCTACTGCAGGCCAGTCGTATATTAAACATCGGGGGCAATGACTTTACCAGTGCCATTGCCGCGTACTTTGACTTAGACCACGATTCGGCCGAGGCCCTTAAATTACGCCATGGGCTGGCCACGGCGAGCGAGATTGGGCCCGCTGTAGCAGCAGTGCGAGACCGCTTGTTTGGCGAAATCTACAAGACCCTAGACTTTTATTTTACGGAACATCGCGAGCAAAAATTGGCCAAGCTGACTATTGTCGGCGGGGGCAGTAATATGGCGGGCCTAGCCGTGCAAATTGACCATTTTTTAGGCGAAAACCAGGCCATGCTACTGGATACTTTTTCTGTAGAGCTACTTAACCCCCTGCATTTTGTGGAGCACAAGCTGGGGGAAGAGGAGGCCAAGCTGCTAGGGCCTGCGCTAGCCGTAGCCATTGGACTGGCGCTTGAAGAGGTGGTGACGCGATGA
- a CDS encoding prepilin-type N-terminal cleavage/methylation domain-containing protein has protein sequence MRTLPGKQAGGFTLIELLVVVALLALIAGMAVPRVSAILLDLSLIAEARYAHSHAQAVRQFAIMRGSAVSIHYFSSAPARILVIDPQSGVAVSEFTERILPAGFRLEPVLHGSKVVTFNARGEATWHPSAAQLIVIRAPHGQTRSLRFHSAGRIMFLNP, from the coding sequence ATGCGGACTTTGCCAGGCAAGCAAGCCGGGGGCTTTACTCTTATTGAGTTACTGGTAGTCGTAGCCCTACTTGCCCTCATCGCGGGGATGGCTGTGCCGCGTGTTTCTGCTATCTTGCTCGATCTAAGCTTAATCGCCGAGGCAAGATATGCCCACTCCCACGCGCAGGCTGTGCGCCAGTTCGCCATTATGCGCGGCAGTGCGGTAAGTATACACTATTTTAGCTCTGCCCCGGCCCGGATTCTAGTAATCGACCCTCAGTCAGGGGTAGCGGTATCAGAGTTTACAGAGCGCATTTTACCGGCTGGTTTCCGACTCGAACCCGTTTTACATGGCTCAAAAGTTGTGACCTTTAACGCGCGGGGCGAGGCAACATGGCATCCCTCTGCCGCGCAATTGATTGTTATCCGTGCGCCACATGGGCAGACGCGCAGCTTACGCTTTCACAGTGCGGGGCGAATTATGTTTTTAAACCCGTAG
- a CDS encoding type II secretion system F family protein has protein sequence MPILYDYRARSAQGQQLRGQIEAEFEHEALHKLQEGGLVVVHLEQSRDIKTYFSRDSKGNFVLFPQAVTPKDLAIMSRQLAVLYGAGVSILQSLRTVAQQTRNDRLKGIMKQVAAMVEAGHGMGESMKRFPDVFPALLYNMVAAAEVSGALEAVLNRAAEYFERDYELEQEIKSALNYPKMVFIALFLVGGFLITFVVPSFAGVFAMLGAELPLPTRILMGAGDFMQVYWVWLLLTIFLAVIGVKIYARTKPGQIAMDNLDLRYPILGDITKKQLVSRFCRSLATLSRSGVPIIPALALVRQTLGNSVISESLRPAQEAVRMGEPVARQLEKTGYFPPLVIQMISVGEETGNFDQMLEKSSDFLDSEIRHTTDNMTQLLEPIIIAFLALGVGFILIAIVMPMFDTFTLIN, from the coding sequence GTGCCGATTCTCTATGACTACCGCGCCCGCTCGGCGCAGGGGCAGCAGTTGCGGGGCCAAATCGAGGCCGAGTTCGAGCATGAGGCCCTGCATAAATTGCAGGAGGGCGGCTTAGTGGTTGTGCACCTCGAGCAGAGCCGCGATATAAAGACCTACTTTTCGCGCGACAGTAAGGGCAACTTTGTTCTCTTCCCCCAGGCGGTCACTCCGAAGGACCTCGCCATTATGTCGCGCCAACTCGCCGTACTGTATGGCGCCGGGGTGAGTATTTTGCAGAGCCTACGCACTGTGGCGCAGCAGACCCGCAATGACCGCCTAAAGGGTATAATGAAGCAGGTAGCGGCAATGGTGGAGGCAGGGCATGGCATGGGCGAGAGCATGAAACGTTTTCCTGATGTTTTCCCCGCGCTGCTCTACAACATGGTGGCGGCCGCTGAAGTCTCCGGCGCGTTAGAAGCAGTCTTAAACCGCGCCGCCGAGTACTTTGAGCGCGACTACGAGCTAGAGCAAGAAATTAAGTCGGCCCTTAACTACCCCAAAATGGTATTTATCGCGCTCTTCTTAGTCGGGGGCTTTCTTATCACCTTCGTCGTGCCGAGCTTTGCCGGGGTCTTTGCCATGCTGGGGGCAGAGCTGCCCCTGCCCACCCGCATACTTATGGGGGCGGGCGATTTTATGCAAGTGTACTGGGTATGGCTCCTTCTCACCATATTTCTCGCTGTAATCGGGGTCAAGATCTATGCCCGCACCAAGCCCGGACAAATCGCCATGGATAATTTAGACCTGCGCTACCCCATACTCGGTGACATCACCAAGAAGCAGTTAGTCTCGCGTTTTTGCCGCAGTCTGGCCACGCTATCGCGGAGCGGCGTGCCCATCATACCCGCCCTAGCCCTCGTACGACAGACTCTCGGCAACTCCGTAATCAGCGAGTCGCTGCGCCCCGCACAAGAGGCGGTGCGCATGGGCGAGCCGGTAGCCCGCCAGCTCGAAAAAACCGGCTACTTTCCGCCCCTCGTCATCCAAATGATCAGCGTGGGCGAGGAAACAGGTAACTTTGACCAAATGCTCGAAAAATCCTCCGACTTTCTCGACTCCGAAATACGGCACACCACCGACAACATGACCCAGCTGCTCGAGCCAATTATCATCGCCTTCCTCGCCCTTGGCGTCGGCTTCATCCTCATCGCTATCGTCATGCCCATGTTCGACACCTTCACCCTCATAAACTAA
- a CDS encoding prepilin-type N-terminal cleavage/methylation domain-containing protein, producing MKLHHKSRQSGFTLIELLAVVAILGILAGIAIPRVLGGLENARTSANNANLALLQSAVERWAFDNNPTTLAGTTGWDRLTALAADGLVSTPATTATAGHFIMRAPLEPYLGRFPSHPTANHHYRIQLVLVTGTVYRATVISGP from the coding sequence ATGAAACTACACCATAAATCTCGCCAAAGCGGTTTCACCCTTATCGAACTCCTCGCCGTCGTCGCCATCCTCGGCATCCTCGCCGGCATCGCCATCCCCCGCGTCCTCGGAGGGCTCGAAAACGCCCGCACTAGCGCCAACAATGCCAACCTCGCGTTGTTACAATCTGCCGTAGAACGGTGGGCTTTCGACAATAATCCCACAACGCTAGCGGGTACAACCGGCTGGGATCGCCTAACAGCGCTTGCTGCGGATGGATTAGTCAGTACGCCGGCCACAACTGCGACAGCTGGGCACTTTATTATGCGTGCACCTCTCGAACCCTATCTCGGAAGGTTTCCAAGCCACCCAACCGCAAATCATCACTACAGGATCCAATTAGTGCTCGTCACCGGCACTGTATACCGGGCAACGGTTATCTCTGGACCATAA
- a CDS encoding prepilin-type N-terminal cleavage/methylation domain-containing protein, producing the protein MLQGTQRGFSLIEVLAAVAILALVALPLLGMFTAAMQAGHAAQLGTLATLHAQQLMEETIAGTVSPLSGTIPFGTVSNFFSFSRSIVDDPTGLRLITITITVSWTEARGPRSYRVVTLVE; encoded by the coding sequence ATGTTGCAGGGTACACAGCGAGGCTTTTCGCTCATAGAGGTACTGGCAGCGGTGGCGATCTTGGCCTTAGTCGCGCTACCGCTACTTGGCATGTTTACAGCCGCCATGCAGGCTGGGCATGCGGCGCAACTTGGTACCTTGGCAACTCTCCATGCCCAGCAGCTGATGGAGGAAACGATTGCCGGGACGGTAAGCCCTCTAAGCGGCACGATTCCCTTTGGCACTGTCAGTAACTTCTTTTCTTTTTCGAGAAGTATCGTGGATGACCCAACGGGCCTGCGACTGATTACTATTACTATTACTGTTAGTTGGACGGAGGCGCGCGGTCCGCGCTCCTACAGGGTGGTGACTTTGGTTGAATAG
- a CDS encoding U32 family peptidase gives MIFALKYGADAVYAAGPQFGLRAFAGNFTLPELKEGIHLAHKLGRKVYITVNIMPHNDDLVGLPEYLETIQALGADAIILSDPGVLLLAKQYAPRLSLHLSTQANTVNYAAVRFWQAQGIKRVILARELSAREIAEIRRAAPEMELEIFVHGAMCISYSGRCLLSNYMTGRNANKGECAHPCRYQYSLVEQKRPGQFFDIEEDDRGSYIMNSKDLSLFKHLGEILPLGLEGLKIEGRMKSVHYVATVTRAYRLALDALARGVAPPVDLERELFQVSHRDYTSGFFVAKPEARDHNYEGAKEKGEAQFLGIVRGYSPLHGLLIEQRGHFKVGMKAEIIGPQSGPYPLTIESIVDSETLLPTDAARHAQQLVYVPHQGAVEEYSIVRTA, from the coding sequence ATGATCTTCGCCCTCAAGTATGGGGCCGATGCGGTCTACGCCGCCGGCCCCCAGTTTGGCTTGCGGGCTTTTGCCGGTAACTTCACCCTACCTGAATTAAAAGAGGGCATCCACTTAGCTCACAAACTAGGGCGCAAAGTCTACATTACGGTCAATATCATGCCCCACAACGACGACCTAGTGGGTTTGCCAGAGTACTTAGAGACTATTCAGGCTCTAGGTGCCGACGCCATTATCTTGAGCGACCCCGGGGTGCTCCTCCTGGCCAAGCAGTATGCCCCCCGCCTTAGTCTCCATCTTAGTACCCAGGCCAACACCGTAAACTATGCTGCCGTACGTTTTTGGCAGGCCCAGGGCATTAAGCGGGTTATCTTGGCGCGCGAACTAAGTGCGCGCGAAATTGCCGAAATTCGCCGCGCCGCCCCAGAGATGGAACTCGAGATCTTTGTGCACGGCGCCATGTGTATTTCTTACTCTGGGCGCTGCCTGCTCAGCAACTACATGACCGGCCGTAATGCCAATAAAGGCGAATGTGCCCACCCCTGCCGCTACCAGTACTCTCTCGTCGAGCAGAAGCGTCCTGGCCAGTTCTTTGACATAGAGGAGGACGACAGGGGTAGCTACATCATGAACTCCAAAGATCTCAGCCTTTTTAAGCACTTGGGTGAGATTTTGCCGCTTGGTCTCGAGGGCCTTAAAATTGAGGGTCGTATGAAGAGCGTTCATTATGTTGCTACGGTCACCCGCGCCTACCGCCTCGCCCTAGACGCCTTAGCCAGAGGGGTAGCGCCACCCGTAGACCTAGAGCGCGAGCTATTTCAAGTCAGCCACCGTGACTACACCTCTGGTTTTTTTGTCGCCAAGCCAGAGGCTCGCGACCATAACTACGAGGGGGCCAAAGAGAAAGGCGAGGCGCAGTTTCTCGGCATCGTGCGTGGTTACTCGCCCCTCCATGGCCTACTCATTGAGCAACGCGGCCATTTCAAAGTGGGCATGAAGGCCGAAATCATTGGTCCGCAGAGCGGCCCCTACCCACTCACCATCGAAAGCATAGTAGACAGCGAGACCTTGCTTCCCACCGATGCTGCTCGCCACGCACAGCAACTCGTCTATGTTCCGCATCAGGGTGCTGTAGAAGAATACTCTATAGTCCGCACTGCTTAA
- a CDS encoding type IV pilus twitching motility protein PilT encodes MSENTWQVDELLRQASLARASDVHFTVELPPMLRIDGELKPVPGLPVLKPPDTERVLLEVLTELQLAEYRLQGSVDFSRSLPGVGRFRVNAYRQRHAAALALRLIPIGIPSLGSLGLPRVVSELARKHAGLVIVTGPTGSGKSTTLAAMLGQINSEESLHILTLEDPIEFLHRHNKAMVNQREVGPDTPSFAAGLRAALREDPDVILVGEMRDYDTTQIAISAAETGHLVLTTLHTPSASQTIDRIIDIFPPHQQSQVRIQLAASLQGVVAQQLLPRADGPGRVACVEVLLATPAVRNLIREGKTHQLPSIIQTNSRLGMVTMDTSLRDLRQRGIISQETYEVYSQEHTLMKILE; translated from the coding sequence ATGTCGGAGAATACATGGCAAGTTGACGAGCTCCTGCGCCAAGCTAGTCTGGCGCGCGCGTCCGATGTTCACTTTACGGTGGAGTTGCCGCCTATGCTTCGCATCGACGGGGAACTTAAGCCCGTGCCGGGCTTGCCGGTGCTAAAGCCACCCGATACGGAACGGGTGTTGCTAGAAGTTTTGACGGAGCTACAGCTCGCCGAGTACAGGCTACAAGGCAGCGTCGATTTCTCGCGCAGCCTGCCTGGCGTGGGCCGCTTTCGCGTCAATGCCTACCGGCAGCGCCATGCCGCGGCCTTGGCCCTGCGCCTTATACCCATCGGCATCCCTAGTCTCGGCAGCCTCGGCCTGCCTCGGGTCGTCAGTGAGCTGGCCCGCAAGCACGCGGGGTTAGTCATTGTCACCGGCCCAACGGGTAGCGGCAAATCGACAACCTTAGCCGCCATGCTCGGGCAAATAAACTCCGAGGAGTCGCTCCACATCTTGACCCTAGAAGACCCCATTGAGTTTTTGCATCGCCATAACAAAGCCATGGTTAATCAGCGCGAAGTAGGCCCCGACACCCCTTCTTTTGCCGCCGGGTTGCGCGCCGCCCTGCGCGAAGACCCCGATGTCATCTTGGTGGGCGAAATGCGCGACTACGACACCACGCAAATCGCCATCAGCGCCGCCGAAACAGGGCATCTTGTGCTTACTACCCTGCATACGCCTTCGGCCTCGCAGACCATTGACCGCATTATCGATATCTTCCCCCCGCATCAGCAGTCGCAGGTGCGCATTCAGCTCGCGGCTTCGCTGCAGGGTGTGGTGGCGCAGCAGCTGCTGCCGCGCGCTGACGGGCCGGGCCGGGTGGCCTGCGTCGAGGTGCTCCTTGCTACGCCCGCCGTGCGCAACCTTATTCGCGAGGGCAAGACGCATCAGCTGCCTTCTATCATCCAGACTAACTCGCGCCTAGGTATGGTGACCATGGACACGTCGCTGCGCGATTTGCGCCAACGGGGTATCATCAGCCAGGAGACATACGAAGTCTACTCGCAAGAGCATACCCTGATGAAGATTCTGGAATAG
- a CDS encoding YqeG family HAD IIIA-type phosphatase: MQSLLLPKLYVDSIYHIDLDDLKARGIDTIVTDLDNTLVPWAESEVNQSLLDWLAEVQKRGFKICLLSNALEQRLAHFRTAMGVPGLSKANKPSRRAFLQALEMLGSQPRETAMIGDQVFTDVLGGNRLGLYTILVVPLCRQEFIGTRILRLLERLVIRKLLRGSEGSQRK, encoded by the coding sequence TTGCAGTCCCTGCTCTTGCCCAAGCTCTATGTTGACAGCATTTACCACATTGACCTCGACGATCTCAAGGCGCGCGGCATTGACACCATCGTCACTGACCTCGACAACACTCTCGTGCCCTGGGCAGAGTCTGAGGTTAACCAAAGCCTACTCGACTGGCTCGCCGAGGTGCAGAAGAGAGGCTTCAAGATTTGTCTTTTGTCTAATGCCTTGGAACAGCGCCTCGCTCATTTTCGTACCGCCATGGGCGTGCCGGGGCTTAGCAAGGCTAACAAACCAAGCCGTCGCGCCTTTTTGCAGGCACTAGAGATGCTCGGCAGCCAGCCTAGAGAAACGGCCATGATTGGCGACCAAGTGTTCACCGACGTGCTCGGTGGCAATCGTCTGGGGCTGTACACCATCCTCGTTGTGCCTCTCTGTCGGCAGGAATTTATTGGTACACGCATCTTACGTCTCTTGGAGCGCCTTGTTATCCGTAAACTTTTGCGTGGTAGTGAGGGCAGCCAGCGAAAGTAG
- a CDS encoding prepilin-type N-terminal cleavage/methylation domain-containing protein has protein sequence MNRQSGMTLMELTVGIAIIALVAVTAGSMFVAGMRSFQARHVGNVVMADLRFAMEVVASDLRAATQISPLNSPGVSQIQFIRPSDTVWRGYHISDRTLWLTQTSAAPHSLAANVASLTFAIEPTAISITMTSVTSVDGVTGSGLPLTLTTRVMRRN, from the coding sequence TTGAATAGGCAGTCGGGCATGACTTTAATGGAACTAACCGTTGGCATTGCCATCATTGCCCTAGTCGCAGTCACCGCCGGCTCTATGTTTGTGGCGGGCATGCGTAGCTTTCAGGCGCGCCATGTCGGCAATGTGGTCATGGCTGACCTGCGCTTCGCCATGGAGGTGGTGGCTAGTGATTTGCGGGCAGCCACCCAGATCTCCCCACTTAATAGTCCTGGGGTTAGTCAAATTCAATTTATACGTCCAAGCGATACTGTGTGGCGCGGCTACCACATTAGCGACCGAACATTGTGGCTTACGCAGACCAGTGCTGCACCGCATTCGCTTGCTGCTAATGTGGCTTCGCTCACCTTTGCCATTGAGCCAACAGCCATTAGCATTACTATGACCAGTGTTACCTCAGTAGATGGAGTAACCGGCAGTGGCTTGCCGCTGACTTTGACCACGCGTGTAATGAGGCGTAACTAG
- a CDS encoding prepilin peptidase yields the protein MTTLLWLLVGSFFNVVIHRLPRGESIAFPASHCVHCGVRLSAKELIPFFSYAWQRGRCRHCGKPISLRYPLVELLTAVLLTLLWYLHQGGPAVYAYLAFTSLLIVISFIDYDHFLIPDQLLVAGLGVWLLQQLFLPFIAWPLALAGGALAFAMMLVIYVLSRGGMGFGDVKLAGLIGLYLGTPLAMLSLFLAFVLGAGIGLLLLASGLKKRKDALPFGPFLAVGAFLAMVWGPQFITWYRIFFGL from the coding sequence ATCACAACCCTACTCTGGCTCCTCGTGGGCTCCTTTTTTAACGTCGTCATACACCGCTTGCCCCGCGGCGAGAGCATCGCCTTCCCCGCCTCGCACTGTGTGCACTGCGGGGTGCGGCTCTCTGCCAAGGAGCTCATCCCTTTCTTCTCTTACGCCTGGCAAAGGGGGCGTTGCCGGCATTGCGGCAAGCCCATCTCTTTACGTTACCCCTTGGTCGAACTATTGACGGCGGTGTTGCTCACATTACTCTGGTACTTGCACCAGGGTGGGCCGGCGGTTTATGCCTACCTAGCCTTCACCTCTCTTCTAATTGTGATTAGCTTTATCGACTACGACCATTTTTTAATACCCGACCAACTGCTCGTTGCCGGGCTTGGCGTGTGGTTGCTACAGCAACTTTTTCTTCCCTTTATTGCCTGGCCGCTGGCTTTGGCAGGTGGGGCCCTGGCTTTTGCCATGATGCTTGTTATCTACGTGCTCTCGCGCGGGGGCATGGGCTTTGGCGATGTGAAACTGGCGGGGCTTATTGGGCTCTACCTCGGCACGCCGCTGGCCATGCTTTCGCTCTTTCTCGCCTTTGTCCTCGGGGCGGGCATCGGCCTCTTGCTCCTCGCCTCGGGTCTAAAAAAGCGGAAGGACGCCCTGCCTTTTGGCCCTTTCTTGGCTGTCGGCGCGTTCTTAGCCATGGTCTGGGGGCCGCAATTTATCACTTGGTATCGAATCTTTTTTGGACTGTAG